The following proteins are encoded in a genomic region of Rissa tridactyla isolate bRisTri1 chromosome 5, bRisTri1.patW.cur.20221130, whole genome shotgun sequence:
- the PGM2 gene encoding phosphopentomutase, with protein MAARGSAGDAALRRAAEQWLLWDKNPKTSATVKQLVADGNAGELQKYFGSRMEFGTAGLRAAMGPGISHMNDLTIIQTTQGFCRYLEKNFSDLKKRGVVIGFDARAHLSSGGSSKRFARLAANTFISQGVPVYLFSDITPTPFVPYTVTHLKLCAGIMITASHNPKQDNGYKVYWENGAQIISPHDKGISQAIEENQEPWPQAWDDKLIDSSLLLHDPYAMVNKEYFKDIQKQCFHRNINKETNLKFVHTSVHGVGHKFVQLAFKAFDLSPPFAVPEQKDPDPEFPTVKYPNPEEGKGVLTLSFALAEKDGAKIILANDPDADRLAVAEKQESGEWKVFSGNELGALLGWWIFTCWKNNNRGTCAIKDVYMLSSTVSSKILRAIALKEGFHFEETLTGFKWMGNRAKQLMDQGKAVLFAFEEAIGYMCCPAVLDKDGVSAAVITAEMASFLAARNLSLSQQLKAVYDEYGFHITKASYFICHDPKVIQQLFDNLRNFDGKNTYPKSCGRFKVSGIRDLTTGYDSSQPDKKAILPTSKSSQMITFTFANGGVATMRTSGTEPKIKYYSELCAPPGNSDVEQLKKELDELVNALEKHFFQPEKNNLQRKTE; from the exons atgGCAGCGCGGGGCTCGGCCGGGGATGCCGCGCTGCGGCGGGCGGCCGAGCAGTGGTTGCTGTGGGATAag AACCCAAAAACTTCTGCAACAGTGAAGCAACTGGTTGCTGATGGAAATGCCGGAGAACTGCAGAAATACTTTGGCTCGCGGATGGAGTTTGGCACAGCCGGGCTCAGGGCTGCCATGGGACCAGGGATTTCCCACATGAATGACTTGACTATTATCCAGACGACCCAG GGATTTTGCAGGTACCTTGAGAAGAATTTCAGTGacctgaaaaaaagaggagttgtgATTGGTTTTGATGCTCGTGCCCATCTTTCCAGCGGAGGTAGTAGCAAAAG gTTTGCAAGACTTGCTGCTAATACCTTCATCAGTCAAGGAGTTCCAGTTTATCTGTTCTCTGATATAACACCAACTCCTTTTGTG CCATACACAGTGACTCATCTGAAACTTTGTGCTGGAATTATGATTACTGCTTCCCATAATCCAAAACAAGATAATGGTTACAAG GTTTACTGGGAAAATGGTGCTCAGATCATTTCCCCTCATGACAAAGGAATTTCTCAGGCTATTGAGGAGAACCAAGAGCCGTGGCCTCAGGCTTGGGATGACAAACTGATTGACAGCAGCCTGCTGCTTCATGATCCATACGCCATGGTCAATAAGGAATATTTCAAAGACATACAGAAACAGTGTTTTCACAG gaatataaacaaggaaacaaactTGAAATTTGTTCATACTTCTGTGCATGGCGTAGGTCATAAATTTGTGCAGTTGGCCTTCAAGGCATTTgaccttagccctccttttgccGTTCCGGAGCAGAAGGATCCTGATCCAGAATTTCCCACAGTGAAGTATCCAAATCCTGAAGAAGGCAAAGGTGTTCTG ACACTGTCTTTTGCTTTGGCTGAAAAAGATGGGGCAAAAATCATTTTAGCAAATGATCCTGATGCTGATCGACTTGCAGTGGCAGAGAAACAAGAGAG TGGTGAGTGGAAGGTGTTTTCTGGAAATGAGCTGGGAGCTCTTTTAGGCTGGTGGATCTTCACTTGCTGGAAAAATAACAATAGGGGTACTTGTGCTATTAAAGATGTCTACATGTTATCCAGTACCGTTTCTTCCAAAATCCTGAGAGCAATTGCGCTAAAGGAAGGTTTTCACTTTGAG GAAACACTGACAGGTTTCAAGTGGATGGGCAACCGTGCCAAGCAGCTCATGgaccagggaaaagctgtgcttttTGCATTTGAGGAGGCTATAG gATATATGTGCTGTCCTGCTGTTCTGGACAAAGATGGTGTCAGCGCTGCTGTTATAACTGCGGAGATGGCCAGCTTTTTGGCAGCCAGGAATTTGTCTTTGTCTCAGCAGCTGAAAGCCGTCTATGATGA ATATGGCTTCCATATTACTAAAGCTTCATATTTCATCTGCCATGATCCTAAAGTTATTCAACAGCTTTTTGACAACCTTAGAAATTTTGATGGAAAAAACACGTATCCAAAATCTTGTGGTAGATTTAAAGTTTCTGGAATAAGGGATCTAACTACTGGGTATGACAGCAGCCAGCCAGATAAAAAGGCt ATACTTCCCACTAGTAAAAGTAGCCAAATGATAACATTCACTTTTGCTAATGGAGGAGTGGCCACAATGAGAACCAGTGGGACGGAACCAAAGATCAAATACTATTCTGAACTTTGTGCACCTCCTGGAAACAG TGACGTTGAGCAGCTGAAGAAGGAACTAGATGAATTGGTCAACGCTCTTGAAAAACACTTCTttcaaccagaaaaaaataatcttcaacgAAAGACTGAGTAA